tcaaaagtgatgataaagacatttataatgttacaaaagattttcatttcaaataaatgctatttttctgaactttctgtttatcaaagaaacctgaaaaaattctacacagatgttttcaacataataataaatgtttttgagcagcaaatcagaatattagaatgatttctgaaggatcatgtgactggagtaatgatgcaaaaaattcagctttgacatcacagtaataaattatattttaaaatatattcaaatagaaatcagttattttaaatagtatagtaaatttttctcagttttactatttttgctgtactttggatcaaataaatgcaggcttggtgagcagaagaaacttaaaaaaaaaacgttaaaactttactgttcaaaaacatttgactggtagtgtaaaaaaaataaaaagtaaattaaattcttaaaaaaaaatagatcattATAATGCTAATGGCACAGAAATAACACACCTCtcctttttttttagcattatgaTGTTATTTTCATGTCAGTAAAGCACATTTGTAAtatcaaaccttttttttttttttttttttttttttacttgaaatttatttgtaattccAATTATATTCGATTGAGTATACTACAATAATTTCtcacttttaattttggggtaaaatatgacacaaactaaaattattatccTTAAAACATTTCACTTccctaaagtaaaaaaaaaaaaaaaaatcaagacatGCTCCTTAAATTCAAAAGGGCATGTGTTTGAATTCAGTCATTGTGGTGTAAAATAAGATAAAGATATAAATAAGACATGAGAAAATGAGAGCGGAAGACGTGTAACAGCATTAAAGTGGAATATAATGATGCTACGGAATGAGAATAAATGACGTGACTTTTAGCATAAAACAAGTTAGCAATTATATCCGACCAATGAGGATGAACCAATGTTTGGTAAAAATATGGACCCTATAACACTTCAGTCATGCTAGATTCTTCTGCATTTCCACATTAACACGTGAGCTGTTGTGTATTcttttgattgattgatattGATTGGTTtcagtcataaaataataaactctGGGTGCTCAAAGATTCTTCTGGGTATTATTTCATGATCACTGGCCCCTGTAGGATTAATGTGCGTGAAGTGAATGATTACGAAGCCATTTTAAGACACATAAAGATTTTGGATAGGAGTAAAGaaatacaaactgaaaacaattGACCTATAACTAGGATAACTCGGTGAATCTCAAAAAAAGTGTCCATATCgtatttcacacaaaatcaagaggaaaaataagaaattacattttgcataaggaaaaacaataaaattttggtATTGACACATTATTTGAgacaattaaacacattttcatgcATGTAATGCAATGCATCCATTACAATGCATTTAGATTATATTCTcattactataatacaatattttttcctAATTACCATCATAAATCCTGTAGTACATTTTTTATCTtctacatacactaccagtcaaaagtttttgaacagtaagatctgtaatgttttttaaagaattgctcaccaagcctgcatttatctgacCCAAAtattacagcaaaagcagtaatactgtgaaatatttttactatttaaataactgctttgtatttaaatatattttaaaatgtaatttattcctgtgatcaaagctaaattttcagcatcattactccagtcttcagtgtcacatgaccctttagaaatcattctaatatgctgatttgctgttcaagaaaaaaatatattattatcaatatttaaaacagttgagcacattttttcaggatttcaaaaagatctaaagatcagcatttatctgaaataaaaagcttgtaGCATTATACACAACCCCATTGAAAAGCTTAGAGACTTGggcctgaaaaattctactcagctgttttcaacataataataataaatgttttttgagaagcaGATCAGAATATtcgagtgatttctgaaggattatgtgactggagtaatgatgctcaaaattcagctttgaaatcacagaaataaattacattttaaaatatattcaaatagaaagcagtcattttaaatatagtaaaatatttcaaaattgtactattttgctgtacttggtaaacagaagagacttctttaaaaacattacaaatcttactgttcaaaaacatttgactcatAGTGTAAAAGAAATGAGAATTGGAGTTTAAAGTATGCTTAATTGTtaagaatataatataaaaaataacataataaaaaagcacCCTTGTGATTTAAGGTTGAAATAAGATGTGGATACGCTGTTGACatgttttgtgagattcaccttTATATTAGCTGGACCCAATGTTTGTATTGCACATGATCTGTCTCTATGTTTTTCccccacaaaaaaataaaataaaataatgaaataaaattcaaaaaagactaaataaaacaatgacatCTCATATTCAGATCTGCAGTACGAGCCCAGCGGCAGATATGTTGTCTCCTCCCCCAGCAGTCTGGTACACCTCAGTGCACACCAGCACAGGAGCCACACAAATCTCATAGCCGTTCTCATCCCAGCAGGAAACGGGTCGAGACTCCTGAAGCGGAATTCTCTGACTTCCTTCTTGCCTGCTAGTAGAGAACGATTCATCCATGATCAGCCGTGCTTTACTGAGATCGATGTCCGGCGAGCCGCAGACGTGACGATTGGCTGTCAGAGAtgctttggctgtggctgacaTGGTGTTCTTCCACTTGGAGCCACGTTTGACGATGATGGCCTGGAAAGCTAATGTGTGGACGTGAAGACGTGTAAGCGGCCGTCCCGTACCGGCCTCCTGGTGGCGCTGGTTTACAAGGCGGTAGAGTTCTCGCATTTGGTCCAGCACGATAGCTACGCGTGGGTTGGGGTCGGAAAGCACAGTCAAGTTACTGCCACGGAAAAGGCTGAGGAGATTGGGCAGCTCTTGCTCGTTCATGCCCAACGAGTCAGCGTGAGGAAGAACAAACTCTAGGAGATCTGACATCAGACTTTCATCGACGAAGCTGGCCATTTCAAAATGGACAGCGGTCTGCGGGGACGCAGAGGATAACATCGTAGCCAGCTTTCCCAGCAGAGCCTCACGCTCTCCTAGAGGAAACAGACAGTAGAAtctcttaaagagacagttcatccaaaaattaaaattgtgttattaattactcaccctcatgtcgttccaaacctgtaagacctccatatttttgattaaatccaagagttttctgaccttgcatagacagcaatgcaactaccacattcaaggaccagaaaggtagtaaggatgttaaaatagtccatgtgacatcagtggttcaatcctaattttatgaaactacgagaatactttttgtgcgcaaaaaaacaaaaataacgactttattaaacaatttcttctattctgtcagtcttcgatgtaCACTAGAGATACGCAGTATACCGTTACTGGAAAAATAccagtatataatttatttgaaatggttcgatactataattttgaccaattctGTATTTTATACGCTGCTGTTCCAAAGTTCACCTGTAGGCGACAGTGCTTCCCAAATTGCTGTGAAACGGGTAAATGCGATGAATCAAACAGATGAAATTCCATCAACGCGCTCAAAACTAGTAAATAAAGACAACAGTAGAAGTGAAACAGCATTATTTTGCATACAAAACAGATGACAAAGGTGAACGACCTGACCTTACTGCACTTGTATGCAAGCTTTGCTATAGACGTTTTTCCTGAATGCAGAAGTCACGcctgactttaaacttgaagaatgctttgcatttccggtctccagtgtttctagtcaaattagctTATATTCTGATCCGATCATttaatgttaaaggggtcatcggatgcccattttccacaagctgatattctttagggtcttaatgaaaagtctataatatactttggttaaaaattctcaatggttttgtaaaacaacaccctttttacattgctaaaatcagctctgcaaaaatcatctcattctggtcgaggcttcattaaatgcaaatgagctctgctcgccccgcccctctcttctgtctgtggagtgacgagcatgtttagccacatttagccacatttacctgctaaacttgctaactagcacattattaggaaaggcgatcgcaaagattcattaaaaaaaaacacttatacttacttctgctgtaagtgaagctgaatcacaaatgatttgcgcgaagatagacggatatatgtagatcgggacccacatttccttcacaaacaaacataatctactgcatcttcagcggctcagatgtcgggagtaaatgacgaccactatgttcattattacatccagcaacacaacacctcaatcgctcaatcggagatattcttgtctaacttacatccctgctccggcatcgaaacaaaaaggatggactgtgacagctgatctaaggtaagagctcaagtcaatcaactatcgtgggagcggcctctgtcggtgtgaccccacaacgacaggcatctgagaacggctcaatttgaaaaaggggatattatttttacagattaattaaaaaccactgcatggatttttatcattatagggtagatgtgtacatacactgccaacacacattaatgttcaaacagcatgtaaaagtgaacttaacatcccatgacccctttaaacctagtaaaatgtttttaaaaagctccACAGCGCCATCACTTTGCAATGTCGCAATGACCGTCATTTGTCAGTGCCTCACTCTTCaaagtttaatgagtgtgtAGATGACACAGAGCTGCAGATGTTAGAACAGATGGACGCTATTTGAATGGGTTCCTATGGAAACCGGAACAGAAGTTAAAATTCGTAATGGCGGCGCTCATcgtttactcaggaaaaaggtctaCAAATCATGTGTTGCCAAAGGAGGCAATGCCAAGCATTTGTCATTTGTCACTTACTCATCCTGATCTTTAACGCGAATTTAGAGATTGACAGATGAGTGCATCATTCAtcaattcagttttaattaagttttatttacaactgatCAACGCACAAACCTAAGATATGATAGAGTAAACACGAAACCTCAAATGACACGCTAGAACAAGTTTAGCTTTGGTTACATGATATTTGCACTTGCATTTCAAACAAtcaaattttaattgaatttgaatGAAGCAAGAGTTTTgctatattaattttagtatcaGCAATAAGAAGGGAATGTTTCTACCGCACCGCCGACCGCTTATATGAAGCAACCAAGAGAGCGCaagaaagatttatatttaatgttttttctttctctgagtCTGAAATCTgcaaaacagagagagagagagataataaTGTGATTTTGAATACTTTGACTGCTAGAATAACTCTTTAAAGTAAAGCAAACTTTGTTAAAATTCATTAGGTAAGCTGACCTAAAAGTATTACAGCACTTATtaatctaggtcaataattagtTGTAAATGATACATGAACTAATACATGTTTAGTATGTTAACATTACttattaaactgttttcaattCACTTATCTTTTGAGGCTGGTTATTAGTATTTAGTATCGGTACCTAGGTATCACATTCTGTTATCGTACCAAAGCCAAAATTATGGTATCGAACCATCCCTAATgtacgtgtcagttgtgttgcagtcaatgcagggtcagaaagctcttggatttcatcaaaaatatcttaatttgcattaCGAGGATGAAAGTctttcaggtttggaacgacatgagggtgagtaattaatgacagaattttctagggctgccccctaatagttgactaactGTTATAGACGAGAACAGGCTTGgtcaaacaatattttattaatcgcttagtctgagggggaaaaaatccacaggaagtggcgcaGTCACGCAGTCCAtgacggacagatcgttaacggctggtctgtgtggtaatacagtacactgagcaggacatccaaacgcttGTCTATCTTTCATCAAcgtcaaatatggcttttctcctaaaatatgtttacgtGGTCACTCAACGTTAATGTTAACCTCACATGCTCACTGCATTACAGATGAAGGCGCTGGTCCgatcacttgctcttaaaatactgtcatttttgctcatacagaaaagagtaatacatctttcgaatttGTAAAGACTCTGTCtattgtgtgcactcacaataacaacaaaacgttgtgcttttgtaaaataatgaaggaaaacaggatgcgctttctgccgtctcggtctctgtgaacttgagtgaGTCAATTCAAAACTCTGTGCATTCTTGCCTTACAGgcatgaaaaaatatatcaatagaGAGTAAAATGCCGACATTGAATGCGATTagtcaactaatgcttaaaatcaACGattactagtcgaccagaaaaatctttagtcaagggcagccctagaattttcatttttgggtgaactatccctttaaacaatacagcaaaaacacagattttcaTGTTAAAGGGTTAATGAAACATTTAGAGTGAAGTATACTGGGGAAAAATGGTGCAGAAACATATTCACTGTAGTTTAGCTACACACTTCACTTTTAATGTTCTAGTTACCAAGCAGAAGCAGAGACATTTTACAGCAAATATTATTAATAGCAAATTTCCTCTAGGGTAAACAGAAAAGagaagcaaagaaaacaaaatcactTGAGTGCTACGAGTTGTTACAGTCTGTCTACTTTCCCAGGGCAGCTGGGAAAACATGCTGATCTAACCATGTGACAGTACAGAGTTAGTTTAGCTCCAAACTGCCACTGATCCACATACAGGCTGAcgtttataataattaaatacctgtacatgaataaaaagtttcatattgttatttaaaagtgttattaaagggatagtttagccaaaaatgaaaattctgtcattaattactcaccctttcTCACcctttatgtcattccaaacccgtgaccctgtccatgcagggtcagaaagctctcagatttcatcaaaaatttcgTAATGtgtgtcttacgggtttgaaacatcacgagggtgagtaattaatgactgaactatccctttaaaaaaagtgtgGCTTCTTTACATACCCCGTTTGAAAGGGAAGCTGTCCATCATCTGTAGCCCTCCTACAACAAGCAGATCTGGTTTGAAGCTGTTCAGCTTCTCCTGAAATTGCTCCATGGAGTCCAGATATGGATTATGATCATCACTATGGACAATATACCTACAGCATTGacgaaaaaacatttcaaatgcttACAGAAAAGTTTAGATTGAAAGTAcagtaaagattaaaaaaaaaaaaaaaaaatctgaaagtaGATCAGCGTAATGTTAACTGACCTATTGGCTCTTCGGGAGGTGTATGGCCCCCATGTGGCACCTGTGGGATACTCCAGGATCAAGTGGATGTCTGGCTCATCCAATGTGTTTCCAGCCACTGAGGAGAAATAAGATAATTCATTGCAATGAAAAATATAGAAGACAGATGTAGCaagcaaaaaaaatactttaaaatgagtTAATTAATTCTCCTTttttgtcttaagtagcacgggtatatttgtaaaaatagccaaaaatacatggtatgggtcaaaatgatcaatttttcttttatgccaaaaatcattaggatattaagtaaagatcatgttccatgaagatattttgtaaatgtcctaccgtaaacatatcaaaacttaatttttaaatagtaatatgcattactaagaacttcaatTGAACAActctaaaggtgattttctcaataatttttttgcaccctcagattgcagattttcaaatagatgtatctcaaccaaatattgtcctaaccataaatcaatggacagcgtatttattcagctttcagatgtataaatggcaattaaaaaaaatggacccttatgattggttttgtggtccagggtcacatttaagaaaaaaaaatatgatttttaaaatgttcttgttatatttacaatattgaATAGAAAAGGCTTTTTAGCATAAAGCTGAACGTAAGAACATTACAGCACCTGTGATACGCTGTGAAAGAATATCTGTGAAATCGGTGCTGAAACTGCCCCCTAAAAGCACATCACATCCTTCCAGCGCCATCCTGctggccatgacaggtgcattTCCTCCTATTGACCACCTGTTTCCTGGTAACTCTCGAGAAGCCTCTACCAGCTCACTGAAGAGTGTGTCATTCATCACAAACCTCCTatggaaaacagaaaaaacttgTCAGCAGTACAACAAACACAGGTGGGGCCTGACGGTAGCAGATCTAGTCTGTTAATACAAGGCTGCAGGCTCAGTGCTATGAAGTGCTATGATTCCAAACCTGTTTATATTAATCACCATCCTGTTTTGCACCTTCAAGTCAAACATTTAAAGAGTTGTTGTTCTTTCCATGTCACTTTGGATGAAACAAAGTATTACGAATAGTCActaacaaactaaaaatatcaaaatatgcaTACATTTGTGTAGAAACACCAATCAACATTAGCTAGCTTCTTCATTCTTTGTTCTAGATTTATTGACCTTAGAGACAGCTATTAATCCAGTTCATATTTTTGGCTCAGCAGTATCTAATTATTTGGTCTtccaaaaagaaacattaaacagCATCTACAACTCATTTTACTTCAGAAAAGTGACTTTTCTAAGTGAAACAGGATCAGAATTGCCaggttttcattaaaatgcTGCCCAATTGCTAGCCCAACTGCATTTCGAGGAGGGTCTGCATttcaggggataaatatcacattactggggtcgcttcaacctgcggacatgaaaaacaacctggcaccagtgttaaagtagcccaattccgcaggaaaaatgttcatgtctttctttcttcagtcgtaaagaaactgtgttttttcaggaaaacatttcaggagttctctccatataatggactgatatggtgccccgagtttgttgcggttgtaaacgatcccaaccgaggaataagggtcttatctagtgaaatgatcagttattttcatttaaaaaaaaaaaaatgcaatttttaaatacttttttaatctcaaatgctcttcttgtcttgctctccctgaactctgtgtattctgactcaagacagttagggtatgtcgaaaaaccatTTCAAAGTttcgacccagtctttgcaaagtgaacatgcaaagaacatgcaaacccttaacaaaaaaggtaaaacagagacataggacgatttcgaagtttcaagttttttgacatacccttactgtgtcttgagctagaatacacagagttcagggaaagtaagacaagatgagcgtttgacattaaaaagtatacaaattttcatattatttttatgaaaataaccgatcgtttcgctagacaagacccttcttcctcgtctgggatcgtttacaaccacatttgggatcgtgggcaccatatcagtctattatatggagaaaactcctaaaatgttttcctcaaaaaacagaatttctttagaactgaagaaagaaagacatgaacatcttggatgacaagggggtgagtaaattatctgtaaattgttgttctagaagtggacttctcctttaaccaaaCATAAGTGTAAAAGCAATTTTCACTGCATTTAATTATAAATCAAccatttgtttatgtttggacttttgtctttctttctgcagtcataaagaaatatgttttttgagaaaaacatttcaggaattatctccatacagtggatttcaatggtgcccccaagtctgaacttctaaaatgcagttaaaatgcagcttcaaatggctctaaacgattccagccaaaacgattgatcatttttttaaactgacaatttatgtactttttaatctttttaaccTGTGATGCGCATATGTAGTcagtgtaatccgggtcaatacagttagggtatgtcggaaaactctCATCTCGTTTTCTGcttcaatttcaaaattgtccttcatcgctgttttaccttttttttttttttttactttttttgttaagggtgtttgatattctttgtatgttcactttgtaaacactgggtcggtacttctgcagcgatgtaggatgattttgaagttgggtaagaaatgagatgggagtttttcgacataccctaactgtcttgaaacggtcttgaggttaaaagtatataaattgtcaatttgtttcgaaaatgaccgatcatttcactagataagacattttttccttggctgggatcatttaaaaccctttgaaactgcattttggaagttcaaacttgggcgCACCATTgaattccactatatggagaaaaatcctaaaggAATATAATTTCTAATCggctgaggaaagaaagacatgaacatcttagaagACAAGGGGGCGAATACATTACCGgtaaagttttgttctggaagtgaactactcctttaaaagcCTCTTTAGCTGAaaagaatgaaaagaaaaactccATTCTGATCTGTTATCTAGAGAACAAATTCACCACTCAATCCCAACATGTGATAACCACAAGCACTCGTGTCTCCAAACGCTTCTGCGTCGTTTTGGCAGTAGTAGCTGTAAATGACACTCCATTCAGACACGGCTTAAACAGCACTATGCAGCGTCTCAACATAACTGCAATGTTATCTTGAGAAGCCTGTCATTCCGCTCTCAAGTGTGAATTCTCCAGCAGAACACAGCTGCCATATTGCCAGCACAACAAAACTAAGAAGGTCTGACACATTTCAGACCTTCTTTTCaaaatttaaagaaacagttcactcAGTGATGAACATTCCATGAACATCTGCACactccaagatgtagatgagcttgttttttcatcagaacagacTTGGATTTAGCATtaattacatcacttgctcaccaacggatcctctggAGTGAATAGGTGCCGTCAAAAtcaaagtccaaacagctgacaaaagcatcaaaataatctacaagtaatccacaccactccattccatcaatttatgaaaaactgcatgtttataagaaataaatccatcattaaggcgttttaactttaaactccAA
Above is a genomic segment from Labeo rohita strain BAU-BD-2019 chromosome 17, IGBB_LRoh.1.0, whole genome shotgun sequence containing:
- the adpgk2 gene encoding ADP-dependent glucokinase produces the protein MAIELRSGVKYGSFLSLAVVLVAYWFRSPDSSVLDDRLDAVLSSLLRAERKVGMNSVSRPRVAIGFGGCVDIIVDGVSLLNKMGLKPTDQPLHHDYIENAEQLAQSFAYFFSPGAASERFVMNDTLFSELVEASRELPGNRWSIGGNAPVMASRMALEGCDVLLGGSFSTDFTDILSQRITVAGNTLDEPDIHLILEYPTGATWGPYTSRRANRYIVHSDDHNPYLDSMEQFQEKLNSFKPDLLVVGGLQMMDSFPFKRGEREALLGKLATMLSSASPQTAVHFEMASFVDESLMSDLLEFVLPHADSLGMNEQELPNLLSLFRGSNLTVLSDPNPRVAIVLDQMRELYRLVNQRHQEAGTGRPLTRLHVHTLAFQAIIVKRGSKWKNTMSATAKASLTANRHVCGSPDIDLSKARLIMDESFSTSRQEGSQRIPLQESRPVSCWDENGYEICVAPVLVCTEVYQTAGGGDNISAAGLVLQI